ttaaaaaatatttttatatactcATGAATTATTGAATTCTCTTgacataaaaaaaaaactttaaatgtAATGGTATAAGGGTGGTTGGTAGGAATGGCCCCGCAATGAACTGGTATTAGCCTAATGTCTCTAAAATTAGAGGTATTTAAAAATAGCTCCCGAACCCGCACACAACTCTTCTAGGACTTCTCGCACCAGATTAAATTGTTCATCGAAGTATAACTGGTTGTCATACTTTTGTTCTTTAGGATTTCTCTACCGTATTGGTAAGTTGATGTTGTTATTACTCTAATTATCTGTTAAATTGTTCATCAAAGTCTGCCAAATTATATGTTTGTGCTCTTCAGAGATTTTTCTACCGGGTTACTAGAACTGATGTATATTTACTCTACCTATCTATTAAGTTATTCATCGAAATCTACCCAATTGACATATTTTTCTACTAACAAAGTATTCTTCAAGTTGCTACTTCAACATATCCAACCACCCCAAATCTGCTCTAAATGATCTTAGATATGAAACAAAGCTTCCATATACCAACACAAACAATTCTCAATCACCAATTTAGTGAAATAACATCGAATCAAGAAGATTCACTTCGTCTTTTTCAATACTTTCTAAGGTCCAACATTGATGTTTTCAAATTTTTACAGTAAATCACCAAAAATTATCTCATCCCATGAGctccaaataacaataataaaacatGGCATAGCACTTTTTTCTGTGCCTGAGTTACAATTCAGCTTTCAATGACAACAGAGCTCATGTATGAAATTGAAAGGAAATATTGTTTGGTTCCTTTCATCTCACAGACTTGAATGTAGAATACAATCCTGAGATATCAAAATAATACTAAGTTTTGGTAAGAGCGCATCACGTAATGTGTGAGGATTAGACACACATCAACCTTGCTGCAAACAAAAATTTAGTATTTAAGTGAAGAACGTGAAAAGCAAGCCCATTATCGAGTTTCAAACCGTACATCACTGGCTCTCGAGAATTTCTCAGTTACTAAAAATATGTAATATGTAATACACTTCGAAAATTTGTTCGACCACTATCCACTATATTGAAGCTCGGTCTTTCAAATGGAGATACAATCATTATACAATATTCATCCTCATAATGCAGATATTGAACAATCATTATCCTAAATTTGTTTATACAAAAAGAGGAGGCAAGTGGGGAGGCTGGAAAGAGATGTGAAGACACCCAAGAAAGATATACCAAATTGATGAAGAAACATTCTATAAGAGAAAGGATTCCTTCCAAAAGTAGCAGGATGAGTTGTTGAATTTCTGGAATCTTTGTACAGCTCTCGACCTTGATGTCAGATTTGAGCAATggaaaacctttttctttcaagccTGTTACACATTGTTGATATAAACAAATGTACAAACTAAAATTTCACCGCAgaaagaaaggggggggggggggggcacagTCAGCTATGAAACACTCGCCCGGCACCCATGCGATAAGCTAGCAATGATCGCGGTTTTGAACCATAAGAAGTCGGTTTCTGTACTACTTTAGGACTGTTGAAGCGGTTCCTCATTTGTGTCCTTGATGCCAATTTCAGATTTGCAGAGGGGGCAAGACGCATTAATCTTCAGCCATTTATCTACACACTGGGTATGGAAGAAATGCGAGCAAGGCAACTCCCTTAGCTCGTCATTGTCCTCGTACTTTGTTAAGCAAATACAACATACCTGTATGCGTTTAAAGCATAAATACTGGTTAATATATGAGATTTACAACTCAATTACATAAAAAGCTCATGTATGTTCAACACCAGTCGACTAGTGAATTCAGCAAGGTTACAGTTCTTATGTAATACCACATGTATTATGTAACAGGCTAACAGCGTACCTCTAAAAGGTCTCATACGATCGAGTTAATCAAAGATGATCCAGCAAATATAATTAGTAACATCCTCTTCGATAGATATGAATAACTGACATGATCTATATGTAGTCCAATATTTAAATTCAATTTTATGTAAAATATTAGGTTGCCATCTGTGTAGAAGCATAAATGTTAAGAAGTATTAAATGAAATCTCATATTCTCTCAGGGGTCGTTTGGTCGGGAAACAAGTTATCCCATATTAATTATCCCGGGATTAGTTATACCAcgattttatcccaaccaaacatgggataaactcatctcaaatttaatcacgggattaattatcccttatTCCTCATACCAAACGAGCCATTAATGATAAGCTTAAGGCCACATACTATTCCATAGCTGTAGAGAGTAACATCATAAAGATTTATTAACTCTTCTTCAAGTACTCGAAAACTTTCAAATGCATTACATTTTTTCCTGGTCTACTGAACGCCCGACTGCTAAAGATTGACAAATCAAATCATTcattctccttctccttctccctctccttctccttctcctccttttGCACTTTAAACAGTTTTACTAAGCACAATTTGCATGTGCATGTGCATGGATAGCTTTTTTCACCTCCCTAACAATGCGTATGGACGTTACCCTTGTTTTTAGGAATGCAAATGAAAATTATACAAAACCAGATCAATCAAAACTacaagaccaaaccaaaccaaacaggAAGTGGTAAAGACAGAGGAAACTGTCCTGTATTGTATTCTAATTGCTCTACCTTACTTTAAGGGGGGAAAACTACAAAACTATATTCAAAATACACAATGTGCGGGGTATAAAGGAAACATTTAATCACAAAAATAGACTACAAGAAATACTTTAACATGTTGAGTTTCAACACCAAACACaggttattttttaaaatagtcaTTTATTATTGCCTCATTTGATAGTATGACTAGCAGTCATGGAAAAATAGGAACGCTGTCTGTTTGCTTATAACCATTTGGTTGATGTAGTACTCATATAAATATGTTAGATCATTCAGATGCAAACAACATCATATCAAGAAGCAAAAACTACTTTCTGCGAGACTTATCACAAATTCTATTTCTGACTCCCAAAGGCTATAAATGGAAGGATAAACTTACTGCATCTTCTCCCGAGATAGCACGTTCCTTCTCTGTGCCAGTTGCTATAAAACCACCTTCCTCCCCTTCTGAATTTTTGTTTCCATTGGTCTTGGCCCTATACTTATGTGTCGGAAGAGCATTAATGGACTCTTCTGTGGCTCCTCTCACTCCATGCATATTCTCACGGACACCAAGGATTGAAATTATACAAGGCAGGCAGCAACATATCATTGCACACAAGATGAAAGGCATAGCGTATCCAATGCAACTAATGGTAAGAAAAGCTATACATAATCTGCAAAGTATGGATCTAATGTTAGTTTCGGTGATACCAGTGTGGGAAAGGAAGAACAAATAAAAAGGAAACAACTGGACCTGTACAAATTGGGAGCGTCAGAAGAAGATGAGTGCCCCCCAAAGATCCAAACGTTGCCAACGACAAACCACACTGCAAAGAAGCAATCCAAGGCCATCTTGAAATGATCTACCAGTGAACCAAGTCTGGGAAAAGAAACATCAATGCATGGTCAACAAGACTATCCATGATATAAGACAGAATCCAATATCATAGTACTGAGGATACACTGGTTCGTAAAATGCAGATATCATTTTCAAACACAGACTACATTTCTGTGAGAATCTCTATATGGCTGTGCAAAGATTTGGAATACGGAAAAACTGAAGAATGCTTGGAGACGCCTTTTATTATATCATATTAAAGAAATTGGAGAGAAGGTTATGAAAAAAACAATAAATTTTCTAAGTTACTCTTATAAAGCATGAAGCAGTTGTACCTAAAAAATCATCTAGCCGAAACTCGTACAATCTAACTAATGAGGTTTCTTAAGGCAACAACTGACTGCATCCTGAATTAGTGAACACGTTTAGTTGTGTTTTGGGTTAGTTGTACCCAAcagcaaaaataaagaagaaaacacATGAAAAAGAGTAATAAGCATATAATTACCTTGCATTGCTTTGCCTGGTCAAAATTTCTGTAGATGtgtttctaccatcttcctcatcTGAGGACCGAGTCAATGAGATAGTAATATAAGAGTTTGGCTCTGCAGTGGAATTGACTTGGGGGGAACCTTGACGCAATTGAGCTGACCTCCGATCAGTGGCTCGGTAACGGTGAAGATACCGCCAGTACAGTAAAGGGAGGCTTGCTGCACATCCAGTTGCATAACCTACAACCCAAGCAAATAATGGGGTTTCTGggttttcccctcttgacaagGATAAAACAACAATCGCTGCAACAATCTGTCCTAAGGTGAATACTAGCTCAATGGAAAGCCACAACAGGGTATTAAATGGGCTCCAACGACGATCAGAACCTTCACCTCTCCTTGCAATTGAAGGGCTTTGAGAATTTGAATCATTGGACGAAGATGAAGAATGTCGACCAGGCGATCTATCTTCATGGCTGGGCATTTCCAAGTCACGAGGAGAATCATTATCAGATGAACCTGATGATGAGGGACCACCTCCTTGTTCTACATCAATAACATGTTCATTCCTCTCATGACTTTCTGCTTGCTCCATGAGCAAAGGAAATCTGTCGGTTGGGTTCTCCTGAGTAAGTTCTTCAGAGGTAACAGCCATTCAACCATAAATCTCAAGGGCAATGTCTGTACCAGTTCAGTTACCACCCTTATGCTCCAAGCAGTGCTTACCTGATGATTtcattttaagaaagaaatattatTTGCTGGATAGGAAATAAAAAATTTTAGTCCTCTACTGAGGAAGGATCACTTCAGAAACTAGTACAATTATAATACACGataaaaaaattcaacaaaactTGGACACATGCATAAAAATACCAAGTGGGGGGAGCTTAGAGCCATATTGAAGAACATATAGTTTACCCacaaattagcatgtaccttttaaTTCATAAAAGACTTTATTGGTGAGACATTGTCACACGTGTAAAATATGTATGCATTTGTGATAGTGTCCTCATCAAAATAATGTACTATTCGGAATGTATAAAATATCTATAAAAACTGCTAAGCGTAAGACATATGCTTTCCTACTTCCAATTACTCTTTTTGTTCTCGAGAAATTCTTCTCCTACATCTCAATTCTCAGGAATTAAAAGGAGTTATGGGGGATGAATCACTCCACTGGACTCGAAGGTCAAGCTTCTACCAGGACAGGGGAGGCTTCTCCTGAGTTATCCATGTGATGCTTATTGAAATGTAGTAGTTCGCATTCTTAGATACATAAAATCAGCTAATTAGCAAAGGCCATTTTAGAAGGATACCAGAATAGATTATTTGCTCTATAGATACAGCTTGCGCGAGACAGACTCGAACCCAAATGGATCAAACAACTATTCCAAGATTTGAAACTGGAAAATTAAATCAGATTATTCTCACTTATGATGATTGAGTTGCACTTTGTATTGTCAGCTCCTATTTTTCATGAAAGGACCAAGAACATAGAAATCAATTCATACTTCCTCACAAAAAAGATTTTccctgtttcaatttagataacactttccttattagtccgttccaaaaagaatgacatatttttaaaattggaaATAATCAACTTTACACTCTttcattttacctattttacccttaatgagaagcttttacaaccacacaaatgttatggtgtcataaagcttttaccccttaagcttttaagaccacaagtttcaaaagtttttttttcttcttaaactccgcgccgagtcaaactacctcgtctaaattgaaacggagggagcaTGTTTCAAAGTCATTGTCACTAAATATGTGACATCATTATCAACTAGCATACATATTCACGATGCTTGTCAGTCCTCAAACTAGTTTCACATGTAACAAGCTCGCTATAACCAACATATATGTATCAACTTCAGGAGAGTGTTAAGTTCAGCCACATGTGTGGATAGATTATATATTTGTAATGGTGTCCGACATTGTGATAAGATTGTAATATAGTATCTAATAGAGTTCCAGATGTATGATATAATACTCTATACATTCGCCCAATCTCCTCTCATATCTCATACTTGGAACTTTTTCAGACACATGGACTCACATATATGTGTCTCGCATAAACACATGACGCTGAAATCCCGAGCAAGAATTCTTCTGAAACACATTAACATGACTTATACAAAGCTATGCTTAATGTAAATGATACTGCATCTATACGAGTACTGACCATCATAAACTTCACAGACTACAACTACCAGCAACCCATCGAGCTCCTCAATCCTAAAATCTGATCAAAACATGATCCCTTCACACCCTTTAATGTAAGGACAAGAAATTGCATGACGCGCATAGGCATTGAAACTTCAAACTTAACCTCTCTTTTCATCCAAGTGACTTATTAAAGCTACAAACTAGTCCATTGTTAAACTTTAAGCAAAGGATTTCCTCTAAGGAAAGGAGCATGAATGGACTACTGCTGTTCGGGTTCAGAAGGAAATAGAGTAATGAGTATAGAGTCAAGGGTGCCCTTCTTGGGCAGGTAAGGTGGCAATGAGGAAAGAAAGGACAACACCTGGAACTAGATCAATACAATGCTGGTCAGCCTAAGACCACCTACTTGTTCGGATGGGTGTTCACCCCAAAGTGTTCCCGGACTGCATGCATACATCTATAAGTAACTTAGTGCACCAATGAAAATTTCATTGAGAGGAatcaacaaagaaaagaaaaatggatcaACAACATCAACATGTGTATTTGAGAGATTGTCCTCGGGCTGAGGAGCACATGAGTTCGTTGAGGTGTTTACACAGGCCTGTGGTCCTCTTTTATATTCTGATTTCTGTCGAGAGTTCGGATTGCTCCACCTAAGTAGAACGAAAAGAAGGAACTGGAAAAGAAAAGGGGGAGCTATTGTGAAGCCTAGAAAGGTGGAAGCGGAAAATCGCTTATACCGAGTTAAGCACATAAAGCAACCCCTTGATTCAAGTTGCACGTAAAGCCTAGGATAACACCGCCACATCTTTATTTTTGTGGTGAATAACAGTAGCAGTAATGAAATTAATACAAAATTAGCTAAGAACATagcacaaagaaaaattatgactcGCATAATGTTTATACCACCGGGTTAACTGTGAAATTTCGAGGACTCCTACTTTACCTTGAAATCAGAAATTAATTCTATTGGAGTGATATGAACCTGAATAGCGCAGAATGGATATAGAGGATTCATATAACCGATCGACCCCAACTGATTTGAGATCAGGATGATATCATGCTACACATATTGGCTATCATAACTACGAATCAAACTCAGATCATTAGAGCTGTACTTAATTTATATACAGTGACGGTATAAAGAACTTTTTACAATATTCGTGAAAT
Above is a window of Nicotiana tabacum cultivar K326 chromosome 8, ASM71507v2, whole genome shotgun sequence DNA encoding:
- the LOC107815297 gene encoding E3 ubiquitin-protein ligase At1g63170; this encodes MAVTSEELTQENPTDRFPLLMEQAESHERNEHVIDVEQGGGPSSSGSSDNDSPRDLEMPSHEDRSPGRHSSSSSNDSNSQSPSIARRGEGSDRRWSPFNTLLWLSIELVFTLGQIVAAIVVLSLSRGENPETPLFAWVVGYATGCAASLPLLYWRYLHRYRATDRRSAQLRQGSPQVNSTAEPNSYITISLTRSSDEEDGRNTSTEILTRQSNARLGSLVDHFKMALDCFFAVWFVVGNVWIFGGHSSSSDAPNLYRLCIAFLTISCIGYAMPFILCAMICCCLPCIISILGVRENMHGVRGATEESINALPTHKYRAKTNGNKNSEGEEGGFIATGTEKERAISGEDAVCCICLTKYEDNDELRELPCSHFFHTQCVDKWLKINASCPLCKSEIGIKDTNEEPLQQS